The following proteins are encoded in a genomic region of Leishmania major strain Friedlin complete genome, chromosome 25:
- a CDS encoding putative serine/threonine-protein kinase has product MFMKLFKKKEKKDKEEDKKSESTPTLENKRVETPEAPEKLTKDDFETLDVLGKGSFAYVVLCRRLSTNKYYAMKVINKQGLLDHKRVQDVFTERNVLTRLNHPYLLKLYWTFQSEHKLFFVMDYMPGGDLDKYMNSVPKKQLDPATAQLYGAEILLAIMCLHEHSVIYRDLKPENILLDGEGHCALADFGLSKDFHKDGQDVSDKELRANSFVGSPFYVAPDVLRQREYTNAVDFWSFGILLYRMLCGRTPFNGRSMTEVFDNILYSDLSFPSGVAVSPEAKDLISRLLMKDPNRRIKGPEVKQHPYWTGISFEEVAQRKIAPSRWTPLPSVEEMLAARKNVSAGPSTSLKNPHHVVNTPAQSSQLNDGQQRLFGGFSCTADSHLNNS; this is encoded by the coding sequence ATGTTCATGAAACTTTTCAAgaagaaggaaaagaaggaCAAAGAGGAGGACAAGAAGTCCGAGTCGACGCCTACCTTGGAGAACAAGCGTGTGGAAACCCCTGAGGCGCCGGAGAAGCTGACCAAAGACGACTTCGAGACCCTCGATGTCCTCGGCAAGGGCTCCTTTGCCTACGTGGTGCTGTGCCGTCGCCTCTCCACGAACAAGTACTACGCCATGAAGGTGATCAACAAGCAGGGCCTGCTGGACCACAAGCGAGTGCAGGACGTCTTTACGGAGCGCAACGTGCTGACTCGCCTGAACCACCCCTACTTGCTGAAACTGTACTGGACCTTCCAGTCGGAGCACAAGCTGTTCTTCGTCATGGACTACATGCCTGGCGGTGACCTCGACAAGTACATGAACTCCGTCCCGAAGAAGCAGCTCGACCCGGCAACAGCGCAGCTGTACGGTGCCGAGATCCTCTTGGCCATTATGTGCCTGCACGAGCACAGCGTCATATATCGAGATCTAAAGCCAGAGAACATTCTGCTGGATGGTGAGGGCCACTGCGCTCTTGCAGACTTCGGCCTGTCCAAGGATTTCCACAAGGACGGCCAGGACGTCTCCGACAAGGAACTGCGCGCCAACTCGTTCGTCGGGTCGCCGTTCTACGTGGCTCCTGACGTGCTGCGCCAACGTGAGTACACCAACGCAGTGGACTTCTGGTCCTTCGGCATTCTGCTGTACCGCATGCTGTGCGGCCGCACTCCCTTCAATGGCCGCAGCATGACGGAGGTGTTCGACAACATCTTGTACTCTGACCTCTCTTTCCCCAGtggcgtggcggtgtcgccgGAAGCCAAGGATCTGATCAGCCGCTTGCTCATGAAGGACCCCAACCGTCGCATCAAGGGCCCTGAGGTGAAGCAGCACCCCTACTGGACCGGGATCAGCTttgaggaggtggcgcagcgcaagaTTGCCCCATCGCGGTGGACCCCACTGCCGTCGGTGGAGGAGATGCTGGCTGCGCGCAAAAACGTCAGCGCTGGCCCCTCGACCTCTTTGAAGAACCCGCACCACGTCGTGAATACGCCGGCACAGAGCTCGCAGCTCAACGATGGCCAGCAGAGGTTGTTTGGCGGCTTCTCCTGCACGGCGGACAGCCACCTGAACAACAGCTGA